GGAATTTCTCTTAGTTCTGAGGGAATATTCTTCTTTGATACAGGGCACTGATCCAGAGAGGATACATTGTACATAGTTCGATGACAATTCACTTCGTCACTTAATCTCATAATTTTCTCAATTAGATAATGTTGGATGTTTGTCTCTTTTCAGCAAGAGTTTCAACTGATTCTAAGTCATATAAAACTCTACGTTTACTAAATCTAACTTCTGGTAAATCTCCTCTTCTTGCTAAGAAAGAAACACCAGAATCTGACAGTTCAAGAATCTCTGCAGCTTCTTGT
Above is a genomic segment from SAR324 cluster bacterium containing:
- a CDS encoding helix-turn-helix domain-containing protein yields the protein MIINIPTNSLITKQEAAEILELSDSGVSFLARRGDLPEVRFSKRRVLYDLESVETLAEKRQTSNII